Part of the Tidjanibacter massiliensis genome is shown below.
GCAGGCCCGCGGCATCTCGGCCGACGGACGGATAATATACGGCACGACCTGGGACAACTACGATTTTGGCATGGTCTATTGGGACGAAGCCGGCGAGGTACACTATGTGGGCGAAGATGTGCGGTACTGTCGGCCGATAGAGATTCCCGACGGCTACGGCGGTACCTATAAATACAATTTGTGTGACGGTATGTGGACTTCGGCAACCAATACCAATGTCAGTCCCAACGGTAAATACATTGCCGGAATCTACCGGGTAGAAAGCTGGTCTGATGAAGAACAGACGGTTGAGGAAACGAACTATCCGGCCTTCTACAATACCGAGACCGGCAAGACGGTGATATTCGAGGAACTCGTCGGGGGTGGCGGTGTTTCGGCGACGAGCGACGGCCTCGGATTTACTGCCGATTCCGTAGTGGCGGCCTCTTCCGGAATGGTGGTGGATATCGACGACGGTACGGTGATTGGCAGTATGGTGGAATGGATAAGGGATAATTACGGTATCATCATTCCGAGCGGTTACCTCACCTATATGCCCGACAGCGGTGACCGATTCTTCGGAGCCATGCTCTCTGCTGCAGGGCCTGTAGTAGAGGGTGTGAATTGGTTCGTTTGCCCCGAGCGGTAGAATGGATAGTTGTTTTCAAAAGTTTTTATAGGTTTTCATAGGTTTTCAGTGACGGGCCGGACGCTTAGTGTCCGGCCCGTGTTGTTAGGGAAAGACAGTGCCGGACGGCTGGCGCTGAATGCAGGTAGGTATCGCCGGCCGATTCTTTTCACGTGTTTTAGGTATTGCCGGAGCTAGGCGGACACCCTACTTTTGTCTTCAGATAAAAAGATTTTTAGCCATTTCTTTAAAGTCGGTAAGGCCGGCCCCCGCGGCCGGCCTTTTGTCTATTTTGACGGAATGTTATCTTTGCAGAAAACAACATACGCCATGCAGAGAACAGGAAAATATACCAAGGACGACCCGATGAGCGACCTGGTCAGCGACAACTACAGGATATTACTGCTTATGAGCCGCTTCGGTATCGGGCTCGGTTTCGGGGAGAGTTCCATAGGCGAAGTGTGCCGTGCCAACGGCGTGGATACCTCCACCTTCCTTATCGTGACCAACATGATGCTTTACGATGAGATTCCGGCCGATGCCTACGACAAGGTCTCGATGGAGGGTCTCCTCTCCTACCTGCACAACTCGCACGACTACTTTCTCGGATTCCGCCTGCCGGCCATCCGGGAGAAACTCGCTGCGGCGGTGGGGACGGGCAGCGACCTTTCGCGGGCCATCATGAAATATTTCGACGACTATACGGCCGGTGTCCATACCCACATGGCCTACGAAGAGGAGGTGGTGTTCCCCTACGTACGCGCCCTGCTGGAGGGGCGCCGCCAGCAGGATTACAGCATCGACATCTTCAGCCGGCACCACGACCAGGTGGAGACGCTGCTCACGGAGTTCAAGAACATACTGATTAAATACTACCCGTCGGCCAGTACGAACGAAATCAACAACGTGCTGTTCGACATCTTCAACTGCGAGAACGACCTCGCTTCCCACAATGCCGTGGAGGACCTGCTGTTCGTCCCGGCAGTCGGAAGGCTGGAGAAAAGAGTGGAGGAGGAAGGATGAGCGTTACGGTCAAGATAACGGTGGCGGAGCCTTCGGTCATCATACGCAGCGGCATCATCGCCGTGATAGGGAGTGCCGAGAACCTGAAGGCCGAGATTTACGAGGTGAGCGAAATCGACCAGTTGCGGAACGTGCTTTCGTGGCAGCATCCGGATATTCTGCTGGTGAATCCCGCATCGCTCGGCCTCTTTCCGCTGCAGCAGCTCAAGAAGGATACGGGCAATCCCGACATGAAATGCGTCGCACTGCAGTTCGCATTTACCGACCATGCCGCCCTGAAAAGTTACGACGATGCCATATCGGTGTACGACAGTGCCGAGACGGTGAACGACAAACTCGCCCGGCTGGTCAGCGAACCGGAGCGCGACAAGCGGCACGAATCGCTGAGCGGACGGGAAAAGGAGGTCATCGCCTGCGTGGTGCAGGGTATGACCAACAAGCAGATAGCCGACAAGCTCTTCATATCGACGCATACGGTCATCACCCACCGGCGCAACATATCCGCCAAACTCGGCATCCACAGTCCGGCCGGTCTGACGATTTACGCCATCGTAAACAAGCTGGTGGAGCTGGACGACATCAAGGACTCCGTAGAGGAGCAGCTCCCCGGAGATTAGGATTGCAGCCGGAACCGCGGGCCTGCCGCTGAGAGTCAGCGCTGGCGGTAACGGGCTACCGTACCCGCCTCCACGAACTCCGCCTTGGCTGCTGTCCATGCCCGGAAATGGGGCGAGGCGTTATGCGCGGCGACGGCCTCTTCGTCTGCCCACCGTTCGATGAAACAGAAGGCGCGGCTGTCGGCCACATCCTCGTAAAGGTCGTAAAAGACGTTGCCGCGTTCGGCACGGCTCGCTTCGATGAGAGGCTGTACCGCTTTCAGAAAATCCTCCTGTTTGCCCTCCCTTATCACATTTCTGGCTACTATCGTTATCATATCGTTCGTTGTTGGTGTCGTGTCGGTACTATCCCTGTCGCGTGCGGTCAGGCGATGTCGGCAGTCCAGTAGGAGAAGGTACGGCGCGAACCGTCCTCCATGCCGACCTCCTGCGACCAGCGGTAGGGTTCTCCCAGCCGAAAGGCGACGGACTGCCGGAAGAGGGGCCCGCCGTAACAGAGCGTATGGTATTCGCCGTTCTCGCCGCAGAGGTCGATTCCGGCGGGGAAGTCCGCCACCGTCGCGCGGTTCAGTCTGCGGCCGATATACTCCCTGCCCAATCGCTCTGCCCAGGTCGTGGTGATGACCGCCTCCAGTCCCGAAGCGAGGAACGCTTCCATGGCCTTCTGCGGCGAGAGTTCCCAAAGCGGTTCCACCACCTCGATACCGTAGGGCCGTAGACGCTCTTCGCGGTAGGTGCGGACGTCGTGCAGAAAGATGTCGCCGAAGATGAAACGGGTGACTCCCTGTGACCGGAACCGTTCGGCAGCCAGCCGCATGGCATGCGTATCGTGTTCCGGCTCCCCTCCCGGCGTTACGTTCACCGTGCAGAGCGGAATGCCGATGGATGCGGCCTGTGCCCGGAGCACCCGTTCGGGAATGGCGTGCATTGTGGAGCGGCCGTCGGCGCCGCTGACCGTCGTCAGAAGCGATACGACGTCGTATTTCTCCGAGCGCAGGGCTGTCAGCAGTGCGAGCGCCGAATCCTTGCCTCCGCTCCAGTTGAAGACGGCTTTCATGCGTGCGTCCATTCCGATTCCTCCGTCTTTTCTTTTGTGAACAGTCCGCCGACCAGCGTGAAGTAGGGGGGCAATACGGGGCCTTCGCTCCAGCGCAGCGGGAGACCGAGCAGTTCTTTCGCCGTGCGGGCCACGTCGAACCCGCAGGCTTCCAGCGAAGTGCGGGCCCGGTCGGGATAACGGCACGGTTTCCCCTCGGTACGCAGACAGCCGCCCTGGCCGCACAGCAAACAGCTGCCCGCAAAAAGGGCCCGGCTGCCGGGATGACGCTTTTCCGCTTCCAGCAGGCGGGCATCCATCGGTCGGCGGGCATCCTCTACGATGGCATAGGCGGCTGCGGCCGCTTCGGATACGTCGGCCGGCCGGTGCCGTTCCTTGGCGTCCAATGTTGCGACCGCCCCGATGATGCGGATGTGGCCGTAGCCGGCAAGCCGTTCCAGCGGGTCGGTATCGAAAGGCGGACAACCCCATATCCGGCCGTAATTACCGCATGCCCGGCAATATTCCTCGATGCGGCGTGTGTCGCAGTAGCTGCGGAGGTAATCTCCGGCGGGCAGGTTGGCGGTTATGTAGCGGGTACAGGGCATCTCGGTGCCTGCAAAGATAGCGAACGCGCGGCGGATTGCCGCACTTTTTTCCGTCGGCTTCATTCCCTGTGGACATTTCTATTTTTTGTAAAGCGGCCGTAACGCTTTCGTAACGGGCTCCGGGTAGTTTTGCGGCGTCAAATAATTGTTCGGGATAAAGATATGAGATTGTACACACCGAGAATTCTGTCGTTTTTTCTTGCGCTGTGCCCCTTCCTTGCGGCGGAGGCGGCGCAGCCGCTTTACTCCGTGTCGGGAAGGGTGACCGATGCCGCCACGGGCGAACCGGTGACAGGCGCCGTAGTCATGGTCAAGGATACCTACAAGGGAACCGAAACCGATATGGAGGGCCGTTGGCGCCTCGACAACCTTGCCGCGGGGGATTATACGTTCGCCGTCAGTTTCATCTCCTACAAGAGCATCGAGGTGTCGTGCAGGGTGGCCGCCGATGTGGAGGGGGTGGATGTCTGCCTCGAAAGCGATTCGGAAGAGGTCGAAGAGGTGGTCGTGAAGGCCCGTATGCGGAGCGACACCGAGATAGCCATGCTCGGAACGATAAAGGCCGTTCCGCAGGTCACGAGCGGTGTTTCGGCGGCCCAGATATCGAAAAGCCCCGACCGGAACGCTTCGGAAGTCGTCCGTCGCGTCCCCGGCATCACCATCATAGACGACCGTTTCATCATCGTGCGCGGCCTGTCGCAGCGCTACAACAACGCATGGATAAACGGACTGGCCGTCCCGAGTACCGAGACAGACAGCCGTGCCTTCTCCTTCGACATGATTCCCAGCAGTCAGATTGACAACCTGCTGGTCTATAAATCCCCCTCGCCGGAGATACCGGGCGACTTCTCCGGCGGTTTTGTCAAGATAGTGACCAAAGGTATCCCCGAAGAAAACAGCATCGAAGTCGGTTATTCGACCGGGTTCAATGTCAGGACGCAATTCAGGCAGTTCCGCATGAACCCCGGAAGCTATACGGATTTCCTCGGTTTCGACCTCGGCAAGAGGCCGCTCGGCCGCTCGTTTCCGGCGCACATGGACCTCGTCACTTCGCCCGACGAGATAACGAGGCTGACGAGAGAAGGGTTCAACAACGACTGGCGCATCCGGAGTTTTATCCCCATGCCCGACCAGCGGCTCTCCTTCTCGATGGCCCGCCGCTGGGATACGAAGCGCGGCCGTACCGTGGGCAACATCACCGCCGTCACATACAGCAATACGTTTAAAGGAGTCGAAGGTATCAAGAACGCCCGGTACGGCATCTACTCCGCGGCCGCCGACACGCCCATCTATCTCGACGATTATTATGACAACCAATATTCGAACGATGTCCGGCTCGGAGCGATGCACAACTGGGCGTTCATCCTCGACGCCTCTAACCGTATCGAGTTCAAGAACCTGCTCAATATATTGGGGCGTAACCGTCTGACCGAACGCCGGGGCATCAAGGACATGAGCAGCATGTACTATCTCGAACAGACCGAGATGCAGTACTCTTCGCGCCTGACCTATACGGGGCAGTTCTCCGGCACGCACCACCTGGCCGGTACCGATGCGACGGTGACGTGGGATGCCGGTTACTCCTATGCCGACCGGAACGAACCCGACCGCCGCATCGTCTCCAATATGGCCGGTATCGGAAGTACGGATGACCTGGCGGATGTGGTGACGGGCAACGACAACATCAAACGCTACTTCCAGACCCTCGGCGACCACATCGCTTCGGCTTCCGGCAACTATGTGCAGCAGTTGGCCTGGGGGGGTATCCGACCCACGTTGAAGGCCGGCATCTACGGCGAGTACCGTTACCGCAGCTACGACCAGCGCGAGTTCATCTACCGTTACGACAACCTTTCCGCCGAAGAGCGGCAATATTATCTCAAGCTGCCTTTCCAGGAGATGCTGTCGCCCGAATGGCTGGGAGCGGACAAGGTCTATATCGACGAGATAACCCGCAAGACCAATGCCTACACCGCCGACATCTATTACGGAGCGGCTTATGCGGCGCTCGACATTCCGCTCGGAAAATTCGATATCTATGCCGGGGCACGTCTCGAAAGCTACACCACGAAGCTGACGCGAGACCGTTCGGATGCACCCGAACTTATCCTGATGACCACCAAGACGCACCACGACCTCAATCTGCTGCCTTCGGTCAATGTCACTTACCGGATAGACGACCGGCATCAGTTGCGGGCGGCTTACGGGCGTTCGCTCAACCGTCCGGAGCTGCGTGAGCTTTCCCCTACGGTCTATTACGATTTCGACCTCTTCAGCGAGATAGCCGGTAACGAGAACCTCAGGACGGCCGTCATCGACAACGTGGACCTGCGTTATGAATTCTATCCCGCACCGGGCGAGACGGTGAGCCTCGGTGCCTTCTACAAACACTTCCGCAATCCGATAGAGTGGACCTATATCGACATGGGCGGTTCGCTCCGCTATATGTATGAGAATGCCGACCGGGCCCAAAGCTGGGGTGTGGAGCTCGATGTGAGGAAAAACCTCGGCTTTATCGGTATGCCGAACCTTTCGCTGGTGCTCAATGCGGCGTGGATATACAGCAACGTGACCTTTGTGCCCGGCGAGGTGGTGTCCGAACCCGACCGGCCCATGCAGGGACAGTCGCCCTACGTGATAAACGCGGGACTCTATTACAGTTCCGAACGACTCGGACTCGACGTGGCGCTGCTCTACAACCGAATTGGCAAGCGGATAGTGGGGCTGGGCAAGTCCAACAGCGTCAATCCCGACCCCAATACGCTGATTCCCGATTCGTACGAAATGCCGCGCAACGTGCTCGATTTCTCCGTATCGAAAAGGATAGGGCGACGGGTGACGCTGAGCTGTTCGGTGAAGGACCTTCTCTCGGAGGACGTGGTGTACAAGCAGTTCCCGAAGTTCGAGAAGGACGGACAGATGTACCGGCGGGAACAGGTCACCCGGCGCTACAATCCCGGTCAGAGCGTATCGCTGACTGTCTCGGTAAAGCTGTGAACGATATTCGACAGGACAGACAATAGAGAAAACACCAATTTTTAATCGAACAGAAAAAGATGAAAAAGAACATCAAGATGGCCGCCGTGGCATGTATGCTCCTCTCGGCCTTTGTTACCGTAAGTTGCGACAAGAATACGGACAACGGCGGCGAGAATCCTCCGCAGGGCGAAACGTTCGAACTGGGCGACGGTTCGAAGGATAATTTCGAAATCGCTTCCGACATGACGCTGACCTATCCGAACGTCTATACGCTCAAAGGGTTCGTTTATGTGCCCGACGGTGTGACGCTGACCATCGAGCCCGGTGTGGTGATAAAGGGCGACAAGGCTACGCAGGGTACGCTCATTATCGAACGGGGCGGCAAAATCATGGCACAGGGTACGCCGGAACGCCCGATTGTCTTCACTTCTGCCCAGGCTCCCGGCAGCCGCAAGCCCGGTGACTGGGGCGGTATCATCCTGCTCGGCAAGGCGCCCAACAACCTCGGCGAACAGACCATCGAGGGCGGTGTGCGTTCCAAACACGGCGGTAACGACCCGGCGGACAATTCCGGCGTGCTGAGCTATGTACGTGTGGAATTCCCCGGCATCGAATACTCTACGGACAATGAAATCAACGGAATTACCTTCGGTTCGGTCGGGAGCGGTACCAAAATCGACCACCTGCAGGTATCCTACTCGGGGGACGACTCCTATGAGTGGTTCGGCGGTACGGCGAATGCGAAATATCTCGTCGCCTATTCGGGTTGGGACGATGATTTCGATACCGACAACGGCTTCAGCGGCAAGGTACAGTTCGCCATGGGCGTGCGCAATCCGAGGATAGGGGACAAGTCGGCCTCCAACGGTTTCGAATCGGACAACAACGGCGACGGTGCGGCTACCGAACCCTACACCTCATGCGTGTTCGCCAACGTCAGCCTTTTCGGGCCGGTGTCCAATCCCGCATCCTATACCGAACAGGCCGGCGCCGAGGGTAGCCCGGTCGATGCGAGATTCCAGGCCGCGCTTCATCTGCGCCGCAATACCCAGCTCAGTATCTATAACTCCCTCATAGCGGCTTTCCCGGTAGGGCTGATTATCGAGAACGACAAAGGGTCTACCACACAGGATTGGGCTGAGCAGGGCAAACTCAACGTAACCAACTGCGTGATGGCCGGCATGGTGAAGAATTACCAGGATGCACAGTATTGGAAGGATGGTTCCCAGTTCGACGATGAGGATGCGGGTAGTTTCGCCGACGGTTATTTCAACCGTGCGGAGGGTGGAAACAGGGTGTTCGCAGCCCTCTCCGACCTCGGCCTCAGCGGCAATCCGCTCAGCCTTTCCGCTCCGGTGGTCTTCCCCGGCAGCGACAGTCCGCTTGCTTCGGGTGCTGCATGGACGGAGGAGAAGGTGGCTTCGGGCTTCGATAAAGTGGACTATATCGGTGCTTTCGGTCCGAATGAGACCGCTGCCGCCAACTGGACGAACGGCTGGTGCAATTTCGACCCCCAGAATACGGTTTACTAAACGTCGGCAGGTTGGTCAATTTGTCGGTGGGCGGGCTGCTGCGGCGGTCCGCCCTTTTCCCGTTCCGCGGCGGAGCTTCCGATGTGCCGGCAATGCGTGCGGGGATTGCGTTCCGTGCAGGAATATTACAGCCCGAGGTCTTCGTCAATCAAGACCACCGTAATCCTCCCTTTCGGATGGCATTTGTGCAGAATGAGCCGTTCGTTGCATATCCGTCGGGGCGATGCACAATCCATGCACCGGCCCGTTTTCACGCACGGCGTGTCGAAATCCTCATGACGGGCCGCATTGCGCGGGGCGGCCGTTTCGCGGATACGCCTGAAGGCGGCATCGCCGTCCTCCACGATTTTGTTCCGACCGACGGTCAGGATGACGTGCCGCGGTCCGAAGGCTATCGGAGCGATGCGGTTGCCTATCATGTCCAGCCAATGCAGCTCCCCGTCGAGGGTGACGGCATTCGCGCCGGTCAGGAACAGGTCGCATAACAGCGCCTGCCGGCGTCTTTCTATCAGTTCCCTGAAAGGAACGCCCTGTTCGAAAGTGTCGATGAACGGATAGGTGCGCTGCGTCCGCAGCCACTCCACCGTCCCCGTCGCGTAGAGCGTCATCGAGTCGCCGAAGGAGATACTCGCCGGCGCGAGTTCGGCGATGCGGCTGCGGATGTATTCGCCGGCCTCGTGTGCGTCGGCTGCTGTCGCCACCTCAAAACCGTTGCGCCTCAGCCTGTCGGCACATCTCTCCGTTGTCTTTGCCTGTTCCATCATGTGTCTCCATTATGGGCGGTTCCGGCAGATGTTTTCCGGAGACCGTAAAAAAAGTCTCCACGGAGTACGCGGAGACATAGGTATTAAAACCTGCGGCCCATGGCCTTATTGTGGTAAGATGTAGAAGTTCTTACATTGCAAATATAGGAAAAATAAGTGCACAAATCCAAAAATTTTCCTTATTTTTACGAAAAACCGCCAATTTATGGAGAAAAGATTGGGTATAGATGTAGGAACCAATTCCCTCGGATGGGCTATCGTGGAGGTGGACGACGAAGGATGTACGCTGCTCGACCGAGGGGTGGATATCTTTCAGGAGGGGGTAGCACGTGAGAAGAATCAGGAGAAACCGGCCGTGCAGGACAGGACCGATGCCCGTGCCCTACGGCGGCACTATTTCCGTCGCCGTTTGCGCAAGATAGCCCTGTTGCGGGTGTTGGTACGGCACGACCTGTGTCCCGCATTGTCGGAGGAGCAGTTGAACGCCTGGCAGGGGAAGGGGATTTATCCGTTGGACGATGCGTTCATCCGTTGGCAGCGTACCGACGACAATGCGGACAGGAACCCGTACCGCGACCGCTTCCGGTGTCTGACCGAAGAACTCGATTTGGCCTGCCGCGAAGAACGTTACGTGCTGGGCAGGGCGCTGTATCATCTGTGTCAGCGCCGCGGATTTCTGAGCAATCGCAAGGATGCGGGAAACGAGGCCGAGGAGGGTAAGGTGAAGCAGGAGATTAAAACCCTCTCTGCCGACATGGCCGCTGCGGGGTGCGAATATCTGGGCGAATATTTCTACCGGCTTTACCAGCGGAAAGAGAAGATTCGCAAACACTATACAGCCCGGAACGAGCACTATCTGGCCGAGTTTCGTGCCATTTGCCGGAAACAGCGGCTTGATGAGGAGTTGCGACAGGCATTGGAAAAAGCCATTTTCTATCAGAGGCCCCTCAAGTCGCAAAAGGGCTTGGTAGGCAAGTGTACTTTCGAAAAGGACAAGAGCCGCTGTCCGGTGTCCCATCCGCGCTTCGAGGAGTTCCGGATGCTCCAGTTCATCAACAACGTTCGGGTTACGGGTCCCGGCGATGCGGAGCCGCGGCCCCTTTCGCCGGAGGAGGTGGAGATTGTCCGTCCGCTGTTCCTGCGCAAGAGCAAACCGCATTTCGATTTCGAAGACATTGCCAAAAAGATAGCGGGCAAAGGGAACTATGCCTGCCGGGGCGAGTTGCTGCAGGCGCCGTACCGCTTCAATTGTGCCGGCAAATCGACGGTGACGGGGTCTCCCGTATCGGCCCTTTTCGCTTCGGTTTTCGGAGATGATTGGCAGCGTGAGATTTGCAGCCTGTATACGCTCGGTGCCGGGAAAAACGAGGAGCAGATACTCAACGACGTATGGCATGTCCTCTTCGCCTTTGAGGACGAGGAGCGGTTGCAGGCCTGGTTGCAGGAGAAACTGCAGCTTTCGGCCGACGATGCGAAAACCCTGGCGGCCTTCCGTCTGCCGCAGGGGTATGCGTCGCTGAGCCTGAACGTTATCAACAAGATACTTCCCTACCTGCGGCGCGGATACCGCTACGACGAGGCGGTATTCTTTGCCAACCTCGGAAAGGTGCTTCCGGCGGAGGTGTATGCCGACCCGGCCAGGCGCCGCGAAGTGGAGCAAGGGATTTCCGCCCAGATGGATGATTTGGGCGACGGAGAGAAAACACGGAAGGAGGAACGTATTCGCGATTATCTGCGGCGTTATTGGGGCGTAGAGGAGAAGCGGCTGGAGCGCCTTTACCATCCTTCGATGATTGAGGCGTATCCGTCGGCGTCTCCCAACGGACAGGGTCTCCTGCAGCTGGGTTCGCCGCGCATCCCGGCTGTCCGGAATCCGATGGCCATGCGAGCTCTGTTCCGCCTCCGCGTACTGCTGAACGAACTCCTGCGCGAAGGAAAGATTGACCGTGGCACGAAAATCAATATCGAGCTCGCCCGCGAGCTGAACGACGCCAACAAACGGAAGGCCATCGAACGTTACCAGCGGGAGCGGGAGGCTGAGAACCGCAAATATGCCGAAGAGATTCGCCAACAGTATGTCGAAGCGACGGGACATTCCATAGAGCCCTCCGAAGAGGATATTCTCAAATACCGTCTGTGGGTGGAGCAGGGGCATTGTTCCCTTTATACGGGGAAGACAATCGGGATTTCCGAGTTTCTCGGCGACGGCCGGCGGTACGACATCGAGCATACCGTCCCCCGTTCGCGTGGGGGAGAGGATGCGCAGTACAACAAGACGCTGTGCGAAGAGGAATTCAACCGGGATATAAAACGCGACAAACTGCCGTCGGAGCTGGCCAACCATACCGCGATATTGGCCTGTGTCGAGTCGTGCGGATGGTTCGAGCGCATCGAGGGGTTGGAGCATCGGGTCTGGGGGGCGGACCGTCGCGCAAAGAGTGCGACGACCAAATCGGCGAAGGATTTCGCCATTCAGGACCGGCACTACTGGAGGATGCACCTCGATTACTGGCGCAGGAAGTGCGAGGCCTTTACCATGACGGAGGTGCCCGAAGGATTCAGCAATCGGCAGGGTGTGGATGTTGGCATCATCGGCCGGTATGCGCGGCTCTATCTGCAGACAGTCTTCGACCGGGTTTATACGGTCAAGGGTGCTACGACGGCTGCGTTCCGCAGGATGTGGGGGCTGCAGGAGGAGTATGCGGCGAAAGAGCGCGTGAATCATGTCCACCACTGTATAGATGCCATTACCATCGCCTGCATCGGAAGCCGGGAGTACGCCTTGTGGGCGCAGTACGTTCGGCAGGATGAACTCTATCGGTGGGGGGAAGCGGATAAACCCCGTTGCGGCAAGCCGTGGCCGACCTTCACCGAGGATGTCCGGGCGACGGCCGATGAGCTGCTCATTTCGCATCACACACCCGACAACATGCCCAAGCAGAGTCGGAAACGGCTGCGTGTGCGGGGAAAGGTGCAGCGGAACGACAGGGGAGAGGTCAAATACATGCAGGGCGATACTGCCCGGGGTGC
Proteins encoded:
- a CDS encoding response regulator transcription factor, whose protein sequence is MSVTVKITVAEPSVIIRSGIIAVIGSAENLKAEIYEVSEIDQLRNVLSWQHPDILLVNPASLGLFPLQQLKKDTGNPDMKCVALQFAFTDHAALKSYDDAISVYDSAETVNDKLARLVSEPERDKRHESLSGREKEVIACVVQGMTNKQIADKLFISTHTVITHRRNISAKLGIHSPAGLTIYAIVNKLVELDDIKDSVEEQLPGD
- a CDS encoding lactate utilization protein, whose protein sequence is MMEQAKTTERCADRLRRNGFEVATAADAHEAGEYIRSRIAELAPASISFGDSMTLYATGTVEWLRTQRTYPFIDTFEQGVPFRELIERRRQALLCDLFLTGANAVTLDGELHWLDMIGNRIAPIAFGPRHVILTVGRNKIVEDGDAAFRRIRETAAPRNAARHEDFDTPCVKTGRCMDCASPRRICNERLILHKCHPKGRITVVLIDEDLGL
- a CDS encoding hemerythrin domain-containing protein — its product is MQRTGKYTKDDPMSDLVSDNYRILLLMSRFGIGLGFGESSIGEVCRANGVDTSTFLIVTNMMLYDEIPADAYDKVSMEGLLSYLHNSHDYFLGFRLPAIREKLAAAVGTGSDLSRAIMKYFDDYTAGVHTHMAYEEEVVFPYVRALLEGRRQQDYSIDIFSRHHDQVETLLTEFKNILIKYYPSASTNEINNVLFDIFNCENDLASHNAVEDLLFVPAVGRLEKRVEEEG
- a CDS encoding Dph6-related ATP pyrophosphatase; this encodes MDARMKAVFNWSGGKDSALALLTALRSEKYDVVSLLTTVSGADGRSTMHAIPERVLRAQAASIGIPLCTVNVTPGGEPEHDTHAMRLAAERFRSQGVTRFIFGDIFLHDVRTYREERLRPYGIEVVEPLWELSPQKAMEAFLASGLEAVITTTWAERLGREYIGRRLNRATVADFPAGIDLCGENGEYHTLCYGGPLFRQSVAFRLGEPYRWSQEVGMEDGSRRTFSYWTADIA
- a CDS encoding TonB-dependent receptor, with amino-acid sequence MRLYTPRILSFFLALCPFLAAEAAQPLYSVSGRVTDAATGEPVTGAVVMVKDTYKGTETDMEGRWRLDNLAAGDYTFAVSFISYKSIEVSCRVAADVEGVDVCLESDSEEVEEVVVKARMRSDTEIAMLGTIKAVPQVTSGVSAAQISKSPDRNASEVVRRVPGITIIDDRFIIVRGLSQRYNNAWINGLAVPSTETDSRAFSFDMIPSSQIDNLLVYKSPSPEIPGDFSGGFVKIVTKGIPEENSIEVGYSTGFNVRTQFRQFRMNPGSYTDFLGFDLGKRPLGRSFPAHMDLVTSPDEITRLTREGFNNDWRIRSFIPMPDQRLSFSMARRWDTKRGRTVGNITAVTYSNTFKGVEGIKNARYGIYSAAADTPIYLDDYYDNQYSNDVRLGAMHNWAFILDASNRIEFKNLLNILGRNRLTERRGIKDMSSMYYLEQTEMQYSSRLTYTGQFSGTHHLAGTDATVTWDAGYSYADRNEPDRRIVSNMAGIGSTDDLADVVTGNDNIKRYFQTLGDHIASASGNYVQQLAWGGIRPTLKAGIYGEYRYRSYDQREFIYRYDNLSAEERQYYLKLPFQEMLSPEWLGADKVYIDEITRKTNAYTADIYYGAAYAALDIPLGKFDIYAGARLESYTTKLTRDRSDAPELILMTTKTHHDLNLLPSVNVTYRIDDRHQLRAAYGRSLNRPELRELSPTVYYDFDLFSEIAGNENLRTAVIDNVDLRYEFYPAPGETVSLGAFYKHFRNPIEWTYIDMGGSLRYMYENADRAQSWGVELDVRKNLGFIGMPNLSLVLNAAWIYSNVTFVPGEVVSEPDRPMQGQSPYVINAGLYYSSERLGLDVALLYNRIGKRIVGLGKSNSVNPDPNTLIPDSYEMPRNVLDFSVSKRIGRRVTLSCSVKDLLSEDVVYKQFPKFEKDGQMYRREQVTRRYNPGQSVSLTVSVKL
- a CDS encoding DUF2284 domain-containing protein produces the protein MKPTEKSAAIRRAFAIFAGTEMPCTRYITANLPAGDYLRSYCDTRRIEEYCRACGNYGRIWGCPPFDTDPLERLAGYGHIRIIGAVATLDAKERHRPADVSEAAAAAYAIVEDARRPMDARLLEAEKRHPGSRALFAGSCLLCGQGGCLRTEGKPCRYPDRARTSLEACGFDVARTAKELLGLPLRWSEGPVLPPYFTLVGGLFTKEKTEESEWTHA
- a CDS encoding putative quinol monooxygenase, translated to MITIVARNVIREGKQEDFLKAVQPLIEASRAERGNVFYDLYEDVADSRAFCFIERWADEEAVAAHNASPHFRAWTAAKAEFVEAGTVARYRQR